Within Wyeomyia smithii strain HCP4-BCI-WySm-NY-G18 chromosome 2, ASM2978416v1, whole genome shotgun sequence, the genomic segment CaaccccctttttcatggtgaaaatggcaaaaacaatgttttccattgttctggacaatgatatttactgtaaaaatgatgtatttgcaatgaaaaacatagtaaaATTATGAtaaaactatgtacaattacagcaacttttatggtttttttgatgtaattttttttcgagtaaactgctaaagagctggttctttAATGCCTTCCCgtataatcaataaccatagaACTTGCTttacaactagttcgggatatagtcacGACTGTGTGGGTTAAACGATCTgtattatcatccgtttatggtcgATTATGCGggttgttcagactacgccgcatatcacctgatatcgccagatgatatcgaatatcacttcaggtgttcacactacagtcagatgatatggtttcgttattcgtatttttttcgactttgcagGTTAGATGAGCCGAAATTTGATTTTCGGCAGCTGACAATGACAGCTTCTTTCGCGCTTAAAGcgaaactggcagtatgtgacgtacTTGAAaactaggacaggacgtgacaagtggcTTCCAGTTCTTCTTATTTTCGTTCAAAATTACCCTCATGAAACATTGTGATTTTTCGGCACGACGCTTGCCAGTGTTTCCAAAATGTTTAATAAagaaaatatcaatatcaagGATTTCCCCTGTTCtggatttcaattttaattaattcattTGAAAATGCTAGTTCAGTAAatcttcaattgatttaaagatatatgttaaatttatttgagcTAGCCATAATTACAACTCATTTCTGATTCCTCTTGCTTTTCATGAAATGAATCTGCTATTGTTCATCATACgtagtttcaaaaacatgaataatATTCCGAATGTTGATTTTTATAGACATTACACAGTCTAGTGtataaaaaagtttcaaaaaatggtTTAACCAAAAGCTGTTTATTCACTTGGTGAGCAAAAACTGTGTaaacaaaaaatatcgataGTTTTCGCAGCAAGGCCAACCGTACcgactaataataaaatttaacagtgcgcctaataaaatcgaccaatcagagagggctttcgcttcaacagaactttaggtgatttttggtttctcttgtcacgtcctgtcccacgggaatggcatcgctgtcagctaccatacatttgacgcgttaccaacatcactggcactggcacccgaaaaatgggcagtttacccttatcttatgttgattcgggtaaaccggctaaatgttgactgcaattattaatagcatatcagacagttttaagcaatttcttaaggttttcacatggtatgtgatattctaagtgatatttagtacattaattgtgtcccaaagcaaagtgaagcaaactgtgacagcagaaaaAGTATTTTTGGAACAAACGGTACAGgaatagatgttcgtaacgcttgaagactaccataccattcccttgTCCTGTCCTAGCTTGAAAATAGCGAagatcgttcgaatcgagcagCACAATGCCACCCCTGGATATGTCACTTGAAATTTACTTTTAGCATTAATATCGAAATCAAAGGGATCCTAACTTGTATTGGTCATCCCTAACCAGAAAGTTGACACATACTGTCAGTCAAAAGACAAAACGCAGAGAGACGCTTGATTTTGATATTTTCTAGACGGATTGAAAAGCTCGTGTTCGTGTAGATACTAATTTTGTTTTCCAGACTTCGTAGAATTaagaaaagttagatttttgtGACGGTTGCAAACGATGGATGATGGAGATTACGATAATGATGAGTAAGTATTTTGTTGAAtatccataaaaaaaataaagttattGTTTTGGTAACCTGCAGTGTTGGAGGAGATGAGTTCGACGACGTCGAAGAAGATGATAATATCGACGAGTTGAACCAGGAAGAAGACGGAGATAACATAGAGCTCATCACACCTGGTCAAGCTGGAGGAGGCGTTCCAAAATCGAAGCGTATTACAACCAAATACATGACCAAGTATGAACGGGCACGTGTGCTAGGAACGCGGGCATTACAAATAGCGATGTGCGCCCCTATCATGGTGGAGCTGGAAGGAGAAACAGATCCTTTGCAGATCGCGATGAAAGAATTGAAACAGCGAAAAATACCAATAATTATACGACGGTATCTTCCTGACGCTTCATATGAAGATTGGAGTATCGATGAGCTAATTATTATCGATCATTAATATTCATATCCTAGAACAAATAAGCAATaggttttaaaaaatatatgttgaaaaaatgtgaaaaactaAAGTCTAATTATTTCATGGAAGTAGATAGAGCAAAGTCAAGGTGCGATATTCCGACTAGAGACCagtgaccttctgtttattcgacACAAACTTCATAGCCAACTATTAGTGTGCAGAACATAACGAGGGGTTGGCGGTTCATCATATCCGAGACTCAAGCATGCAATGACTGAATAGTAAAAACACTGTTACGAAAAATGATCTAATTCTTAAAATACATTTTATATCTAAATATCGCTGCTGCCACCGGGGCTTCAGATTTGCTAGCTCCATGTGTACCCTCCATCGTCTTTGCTGTAAATAAACCGTTCCATATCGCTTACCGAATCTTTAGTTGTTCGACACATGGCCTCCAAAATATGGTCGGAAAGACCACTGTCAGAAAGATTTTCCTTCCACAGAACCTGATCACCACTTGCAGTTGCTGCGTTCTCTTTGTCGGCATCATCGATCATTTTttgtgaaactttacagaatgcTTTTGTGTTTGGAACGCTTACTAAAGTGGCACTGAATTTATCTTTCGATTCAGTTAACAAATCACATAGATAGGGTAAAACGTGGGGCAAGATGACCCCTTGTAGCTCGGTGCTGTGGTAATCTTCGCCCATCTGGCGAATTTTGCTTGAACGGGTTGTTAGGCTTCGTAGACTTGCTCCGACGAAAGATACTGGAGCTAGCAGGGTCGGTGGTACACCAGCTAAACGTCCAACTCTGGTGGTAGTACTTTTggcattgagcaaaaaattgaaaaaggctTGACATTCTATCCCTTCGATAAGAACCGTCGATTGGTCGCTGTAGTCGTCGTCACATTCGCGATTTTGCTGTTTTTGTATTTGATtgtagtttatttttttaatttcctccGCTTCTACACCGAGGCTTGCGAGCCATTTTTCTTCTTCCATGTCGTCGGAATCTTCaccgttgtcgtcgtcgtcatgCTGCGTAAGCTGAAAGTTAACTTTGTGCGTTAGTTTTGAAATATTACTACAATCTTTTTTGCTCTTTTACCGTTTGTTGATCCTCCGAAGAATTCGAAAAACTTCCGTTATGGATTTTCATTGGTGATAATTCACTGGAGCGGTTTAGTTCCTGTTTATTATCGGAAGGTTTTTTAAGTGGCATAACGAATTCAATTTTTTCCTGTTTCAGAGCTGCTCGCATACCACGGGAAGTAGGTGTTAGCAGAGCATGTGTCTCTACTCGACCTCCAATTCCAGCCGCTCGGAAAAGTACGGTAAAACTATTTGCGCACACATAAAAATAAGGACATTGACGGGCACGTACAAGCTGGAATAAGTTCCTAAAGCTAATTTCCCACTCTTTGGCCAGCGCAGCACGCTCTGGTTCTCCAAGAACCATTCCGTTGTTAGACTTTGCATTGCGCGGAAATAACGTCAGCCACGGTAGATGGGGATGCTGCCAGTATAAGGTGCTCTGGTAAAATCGGGCGCCAGCAGAGATATCCAAGCTTGGAGATGAATCTTTCACTCCGATGCATCGAACGAATGACGTTAGACCGCTTGCTTCCTGATTTGTGCGAAGATTGTTTCCAGGGATTTGAGATTTGCAAACGATTCGTAGCCGGCTGTTGATACTCCAATGGATGGGAAGGTTCTTAGAGGGTATAACTTGTTGCTGCTCGGCATCTAACGTTGTTGTACTATCAACTAACTGTTGTTGAGGATTTATAAAAAATCGCTGTACGACAGGCTTGGCTGGGGGTGCCTCAAGAACAGGTACCTCTTTCGATGTTGATTTGCTCAAAAGCTCGAACACGCTGTCTTCGTTTGTTGGTTctggatttgtttgtttttgctttttatatatgttatcttcgtTTCTGAAAGGTAAAATATTATTAAACTTTCTATCATTTCAGCAACAAGCAGTTtcagtaacaaaaaatatttcatagaAAATTTGTTACTTGTTTTGTATTGTGAATCCATCCAGCGAAAATAGGTTTGAATATGTACTTCAATGGCGTGCGCAGTTGAATAGTGTTTAGTGAATTAAGTACCTAATTACCTTGAGAATGGATTTTTCCGTTTCTGGTTTGCTGAAAATGGATCCAGTTCACTGTCTGCTGATGTCGAAGATCGGGTCCTGCGTGTTTCCCCAGAAGGCTTTTGCATACGTGCTTGGAGTGCTTTCTGCTTTTGTTTCAGTCGCTGTAATCGAATTATTTCGTCCGGCCGTTTCCATTCTGTTGGATTCGACAGTATCCCATCCATGTTTTCAAATTCACTGGtctaaataaaattgaaaaaccatTTACGGTCGAATTTTGATTAAATTTCCGGACTGTACGGCTTTAACTGAAATAATTGACATAACGTAGAGAAAGTGcgcatttttgtttgtttgcacGTTTGTACTAAATTCACTGACAGCTGATGCTGCAACAGCTGTTTTAAAAGCTTTGTTGCGTTTATTTTTCATTGGGGTTTTAAACGACGAAGTTTAGCTCAGACAAAAACCAATTTGAACGAAATCAAAATGTGGTTGAAGCTTTCACAAATGTTATGTGAAATATAGCTAGTGTATTACGGATGGCCATCAGAGGGCGCAAACTTATGAATGCAAAAGTGAACTAGTGTGGTTTGTCtgcaataattttaactatttAAACTAGGGTTTTTGGTCTTGGTTCGAACCATACCAAAATTGATCCTGGTttgaaatatttcgaaaaattccGAGCACTCATATTAAAGTTAGTTTATTGAGATTTAAACGATTGCATATTGTGTCATTTTGAAACCAGTgcaacgaatgtgtgttgttcataacgtATTTCATGCTCTAGCGTATGTTTATTGTATTGGACacacttatgtcgttttcgttttcgcggtgtagctacactcaaacgacacttctgacactgaaaatgttttatttgacttttcggactaccctttttctgtctctccctacactttttctgtccctgacgacacccgaaaaaagcagagtgtacagtaggaagttaccaatacattcacacgtatgtgtcaaaactggtttgttttggttttcgttccacgtggtaaagtgtcaggtaaattttttctcagcacatttgcgagatggacatatgaaatggaaacgagacaaaatgacgaatgcgataatgaccaaaacaaaacgaattgacagctatcccattattacgcacaCCAATGCAATgccactgaaaatgttttatttgatgtcgttttcgttttcgcggtgtagctaccctttttccgtgctatactttgcagcttcaaataaaacattttcagtgtcattgcattggtatgcgtaataatgggatagctgtcaattcgttttgttttggtcattatcgcattcgtcattttgtctcgtttccattgcATATtaccatctcgcaaatgtgctgagaaaaaatttaccgaCACTTTACcaagtggaacgaaaaccaaaacgaaccagttttgacacatacgtgtgaatgtgttggtaacttcctacagtacactctgcttttttcgggtgtcatcagtggaagaaaaagtgtagggagagacagaaaaagggtagcacgaaaaatcaaataaaacattttcggtgtcaaaagtgtcgtttgagtgtagctacaccacgaaaacgaaaacgacatgaagctgcaaagtatagcacggaaaaagtgtagcgACTCCGCGAAAACAAAAACGACATTAGACAGCTCCAAATCATTACCCTTATAaagtattaaccggtgctagtatCATCATGATGATTCATGTTCAAACTATATGTTTTTGAAGGCGGGAAACCAGAAATGATGAAtgcgccagagagctggatcaacggatcgtagaacagcaggaggaaggagtggaagacataaatgggttgtggagcagtatccacggtgccatcgaaacgactgcgagagaggtggttggtacgacgcgtggaagatagcgtaacggctggttcgatgccaaGTGCCAAAGAGCGACAGATGAAAaaaaccgtgccaggagccgcatgctcaccgCGGCTATGCGTCAGAACAGAAAGAGGTAAAGgagggcaagagctgccgaaaatagaacccaaggctcgccagcgcagagtaCAGCTATGCTCAGAACGACGTGcagagattctatagaactgtcaacagagtcataAGCAGGAATTTTCCTGTGCCGGTCAtatgtaatgacaaggacggcaacctgattactgataaaccgacggttgcagccaggagGCAGGAGCTTTTTCAGGCGCTATCGAACGGTGAGgaccggatgagcagagcatgatcaggatgacgattatgagtgacgaacaagctgtggagccaccaacacaggaggaggtgtaaaaggcgattagtgagctaaAAAACGGCACGGCCGCTGGGAGGGACGgcatcccggccgaacttctaaaagcgggaagcgagagGCTGtgatactaaggatctgggcggatgaacaaatgacgaacaactggttggaaggcctcatatgccctatctataagaagggtcatcgattggattgtggcaactattgaggcataacgttgctcaactccgcatataaagtgctctcccgtatcctgttcttaagattgagaccgttaacggaatcttttgctggcgaataccaggctggttttcgacaggggcgttccacgacggatcaaatcttcaacgagctgtggcagatcatgctggaacgcggtttcccgacgaaactaattaagctgaatCGCATGACACTGGagagatcgaaatcatgcgtgtgGAAAGCtagcgagacatcagccgcattcgtaacgttggatggactatagcagggggatgcgctctctaacttactattcaacatcgcccttgaaggtgcagtacgaagagcaaacgtgcaaagaaacggtacgatcatcacgaaatctcacgtgcttcttggttttgcggacgacatcgatatcatcggtatcgacatcgaccgtagggccgtggagaaggccttcgtacctttttaAAGGGAAGCaacgagattgggacttgtcattaccACTGTCAAAACGAagctggcagggagcgtgggaattcccgtggtgttggtgctgagatgGAGATAgttggggaacgatttgaagtggttgacaaaTTCGTGACATgagacaacgatatgagccgtaaaGTGAAAGGACGAGTTGCAGCTgtgaacagggccttctacggactacgtaaccagccaAGGTCCCATAGTTTGCAAAcccgcacaaaactagcgctgtataggacgctgatactcccggtgcccctttacggacatgaagcatggacgctgaagaaaggtgatcgacgagtgctcggagtttttgagcgtaaagttctgcgatacttaacggtaaattggaagatggagtgtggtgcATACACATGAAtaacgagttgtaccaggtatacaaacatgctgatatagtgaaggtaatacagcggggcaggggGCTGGACACggagccagaatgcctgacaagAGAGCCGTCAAAACTATCTTCAACAGAGAACCAgtaagaggccgtcgacttcgaggtaggcctaGCACGCGGTAGATGTGcgtggtggaagaagatgcacgatctgctggtgtacgaggagactggagaacggctgcccaagacagaggaagctggacatctctaaatCATTCGCTcatagaccggtgaacggtccgttagccaacaaagtaaaagtaagtaagtaaagatgattcttgaaaccaatccaccagggacgagacggagaggtccATAACTAACAAGTCTGATGGATCAGGTGGAAGGCGACCTACGAACCCTACACACTTAGATATTCTCGCCGATtacggtaaaataaattaccgagatttaAAAGGCAGAGATCAGTAAAAATATTGGCATGCATCAAAATACCTCACTTCTACGCAACCAACAATTGGAATTCAATTCTCGATAATAACGACTAAATTTCGAatgaattacaattacaattacaattacaattactattacaattacaattacaattacaattacaattacaattacaattacaattacaattacaattacaattacaattacaattacaattacaattacaattacaattacaattacaattacaattacaattacaattacaattacaattacaattacaattacaattacaattacaattacaattacaattacaattacaattacaattacaattacaattacaattacaattacaattacaattacaattacaattacaattacaattacaattacaattacaattacaattacaattacaattacaattacaattacaattacaattacaattacaattacaattacaattacaattacaattacaattacaattacaattactaTTACAATTACTATTACAATTACAATCACAAttacaattccaattccaattccaattccaattactattacaattacaattacaattacaattacaattacaattacaattacaattacaattacaattacaattacaattacaattacaattacaattacaattacaattacaattacaattacaattacaattacaattacaattacaattacaattacaattacaattacaattacaattacaattacaattacaattacaattacaattacaattacaattacaattacaattacaattacaattacaattacaattacaattacaattacaattacaattacaattacaactacaattacaattacaattacaattacaattacaattacaattacaattacaattacaattacaattacaattacaattacaattacaattacaattacaattacaattacaattacaattacaattacaattacaattacaattacaattacaattacaattacaattacaattactattacaattacaattacaattacaattacaattacaattacaattacaattacaattacaattacaattacaattacaattacaattacaattacaattacaattacaattacaattacaattacaattacaattacaattacaattacaattacaattacaattacaattacaattacaattacaattacaattacaattacaattacaattacaattacaattacaattacaattacaattacaattacaattacaattacaattacaattacaattacaattacaattacaattactaTTACAATTACTATTACAATTACAATCACAAttacaattccaattccaattccaattccaattactattacaattacaattacaattacaattacaattacaattacaattacaattacaattacaattacaattacaattacaattacaattacaattacaattacaattacaattacaattacaattacaattacaattacaattacaattacaattacaattacaattacaattacaattacaattacaattacaattacaattacaattacaattacaattacaaatccaattacaattacaattacaattacaattacaattacaattacaattacaattacaattacaattacaattacaattacaattacaattacaattacaattacaattacaattacaattacaattacaattacaattacaattacaattacaattacaattacaattacaattacaattacaattacaattacaattacaattacaattacaattacaattacaattacaattacaattacaattacaattacaattacaattacaattacaattacaattacaattacaattacaattacaattacaattacaattacaattacaactacaattacaattacaattacaattacaattacaattacaattacaattacaattacaattacaattacaattacaattacaattacaattacaattacaattacaattacaattacaattacaattacaattacaattacaattacaattacaattacaattacaattacaaatccaattacaattacaattacaattacaattacaattacaattacaattacaattacaattacaattacaattacaattacaattacaattacaattacaattacaattacaattacaattacaattacaattacaattacaattacaattacaattacaattacaattacaataacaattacaattacaattacaattacaattacaattacaattacaattacaattacaattacaattacaattacaattacaattacaattacaattacaattacaattacaattacaattacaattacaattacaattacaattacaattacaattacaattacaattacaattacaattacaattacaattacaattacaattacaattacaattacaattgtAATGTAATTAcaattccaaaaaaatacaattacAGCTAATCACGGGAAAGTCGTGTTGCTTCCAAAAATTAATGCAACATTCATTATTTAGCACCTTCTTATTCTGCGAAGCGAGTCGTTTGAGTAGAGAAAGAAATCATTATTTTCTTTTAATAATGTTTGTAATGaacgaaaacaagttctgagaAAAAAATCGTGAAAGTGTGCACTCACTCAATATTTTGcactgcaaagtatagcacggaaaaagggtagctacaccgcgaaaacgaaaacgacatcaaataaaacattttcagtgtcattgcattggtatgcgtaataatgggatagctgtcaattcgttttgttttggtcattatcgcattcgtcattttgtctcgtttccattgcATATtaccatctcgcaaatgtgctgagaaaaaatttaccgaCACTTTACcaagtggaacgaaaaccaaaacgaaccagttttgacacatacgtgtgaatgtgttggtaacttcctacagtaaactctgcttttttcgggtgtcatcagtgatagaaaaagtgtagggagagacagaaaaagggtagcacgaaaaatcaaataaaacattttcggtgtcaaaagtgtcgtttgagtgtagctacaccgcgaaaacgaaaacgacatggagctgcaaagtatagcacggaaaaagtgtagcgACTCCGCGAAAACAAAAACGACATTAGACAGCTCCAAATCATTACCCTTATAaagtattaaccggtgctagtatCATCATGATGATTCATGTTCACACTATATGTTTTTGAAGGCGGGAAACCAGAAATGATGAAtgcgccagagagctggatcaacggatcgtagaacagcaggaggaaggagtggaagacataaatgggttgtggagcagtatccacggtgccatcgaaacgactgcgagagaggtggttggtacgacgcgtggaagatagcgtaacggctggttcgatgccaaGTGCCAAAGAGCGACAGATgaaaagaaccgtgccaggagccgcatgctcaccgCGGCTATGCGTCAGAACAAAAAGAGGTAAAGgagggcaagagctgccgaaaatagaacccaaggctcgccagcgcagagtaCAGCTATGCTCAGAACGACGTGcagagattctatagaactgtcaacagagtcagaagcaggaattttcctgtgccggtcatatgtaatgacaaggacggcaacctgattactgataaaccgacggttgcagccaggagGCAGGAGCTTTTTCAGGCGCTATCGAACGGTGAGgaccggatgagcagagcatgatcaggatgacgattatgagtgacgaacaagctgtggagccaccaacacaggaggaggtgtaaaaggcgattagtgagctaaAAAACGGCACGGCCGCTGGGAGGGACGgcatcccggccgaacttctaaaagcgggaagcgagagGCTGtgat encodes:
- the LOC129721830 gene encoding DNA-directed RNA polymerases I, II, and III subunit RPABC2, which translates into the protein MDDGDYDNDDVGGDEFDDVEEDDNIDELNQEEDGDNIELITPGQAGGGVPKSKRITTKYMTKYERARVLGTRALQIAMCAPIMVELEGETDPLQIAMKELKQRKIPIIIRRYLPDASYEDWSIDELIIIDH
- the LOC129721829 gene encoding protein downstream neighbor of son homolog — its product is MDGILSNPTEWKRPDEIIRLQRLKQKQKALQARMQKPSGETRRTRSSTSADSELDPFSANQKRKNPFSRNEDNIYKKQKQTNPEPTNEDSVFELLSKSTSKEVPVLEAPPAKPVVQRFFINPQQQLVDSTTTLDAEQQQVIPSKNLPIHWSINSRLRIVCKSQIPGNNLRTNQEASGLTSFVRCIGVKDSSPSLDISAGARFYQSTLYWQHPHLPWLTLFPRNAKSNNGMVLGEPERAALAKEWEISFRNLFQLVRARQCPYFYVCANSFTVLFRAAGIGGRVETHALLTPTSRGMRAALKQEKIEFVMPLKKPSDNKQELNRSSELSPMKIHNGSFSNSSEDQQTLTQHDDDDNGEDSDDMEEEKWLASLGVEAEEIKKINYNQIQKQQNRECDDDYSDQSTVLIEGIECQAFFNFLLNAKSTTTRVGRLAGVPPTLLAPVSFVGASLRSLTTRSSKIRQMGEDYHSTELQGVILPHVLPYLCDLLTESKDKFSATLVSVPNTKAFCKVSQKMIDDADKENAATASGDQVLWKENLSDSGLSDHILEAMCRTTKDSVSDMERFIYSKDDGGYTWS